In one Lycium barbarum isolate Lr01 chromosome 7, ASM1917538v2, whole genome shotgun sequence genomic region, the following are encoded:
- the LOC132601372 gene encoding putative late blight resistance protein homolog R1B-8: MGIFPEDSDVNIETLINLWVSEGFLGKEMLKTLEEVGRDCLEDIVSRNLIMVKKRRWNSEVRTCGVHDLVRDLILREAEKEKLLQVTKNPSAEMRQVRRYSFHSGIYQADFLESSSSDLTRTVHFFHGLGSKQVPLFARFKLLRVLAILDFTFEDFPLEITKLVHLRYLQFNCYDDLHRLVSELYNLQTLIFGYRGDKTPNIPAAIWEKKHLRHLHVSNFFSFQIPSSKIQSGFKLQNLEEFSCLCFSSSTSEFFSAIPNLKRLKISGNWRECERKKISHRLNNISCLNKLEILKVICYGINQPPIPCKYALPISLKRLTLKRTYLPWEDMANMMTLPNLEALIIKRNGFYGGVWILNDEEKFNQLKFLLIDWTNLEHWEAGSVNFPNLQCLVVKRCRYLEEIPKDDGEICSLESLKLDDCSISAAKSVKEIQEDQESMGNEILSVELNKCYTEKQKNEKRRREKDPFVPNEKLYIDELEMVTGQSNFTK, encoded by the exons ATGGGAATCTTTCCAGAAGATAGTGATGTTAACATAGAGACATTGATCAATTTATGGGTTTCTGAGGGTTTTCTAGGGAAAGAAATGCTCAAAACGCTGGAAGAAGTGGGAAGAGATTGCTTGGAGGATATTGTTAGTAGGAATCTCATAATGGTTAAGAAGAGAAGATGGAATAGTGAGGTGAGAACATGTGGTGTCCATGATCTGGTTCGTGACTTGATTTTAAGAGAAGCTGAGAAAGAGAAACTCCTGCAGGTTACTAAAAATCCTTCAGCAGAGATGCGCCAGGTTCGTCGATACAGTTTCCATTCAGGCATTTATCAGGCTGATTTCTTggagtcatcatcaagtgatcTCACCCGCACTGTGCACTTCTTCCATGGACTAGGTTCTAAACAAGTTCCTCTTTTCGCGCGCTTCAAACTACTTAGAGTGTTGGCAATTCTCGATTTTACATTTGAAGATTTTCCACTTGagataacaaaattagtacatcTCAGATACCTTCAATTCAACTGTTACGATGATCTTCACCGGTTAGTGTCAGAGCTTTATAATCTGCAGACCTTGATTTTTGGTTACCGGGGTgataaaactccaaatatacctGCAGCAATCTGGGAGAAGAAACATTTAAGGCATCTTCATGTCAGTAACTTTTTTTCTTTCCAGATTCCATCAAGTAAGATACAGTCTGGTTTCAAGCTACAAAATCTGGAGGAATTTTCCTGTCTATGCTTTTCCAGCTCTACTAGTGAATTTTTTTCTGCTATTCCAAATCTCAAGAGGCTGAAAATTTCTGGAAATTGGAGAGAATGCGAGAGGAAGAAAATTTCCCATCGCTTAAATAATATTTCCTGTTTAAATAAACTTGAAATATTGAAGGTCATCTGCTATGGAATAAACCAACCCCCAATCCCGTGCAAGTATGCTTTGCCTATATCTCTGAAGAGGTTGACTTTGAAAAGGACCTACTTACCATGGGAAGACATGGCAAACATGATGACGTTGCCAAACCTTGAAGCGCTTATAATTAAAAGAAATGGATTCTATGGTGGAGTTTGGATATTAAATGATGAGGAGAAGTTCAATCAGCTTAAGTTCCTCCTAATCGATTGGACAAATCTGGAGCACTGGGAAGCTGGCAGTGTCAACTTTCCAAATCTGCAGTGCCTAGTTGTGAAAAGATGCAGATACCTGGAGGAGATTCCTAAAGACGATGGGGAAATTTGTTCCTTGGAATCATTAAAATTGGACGATTGCAGCATTTCTGCTGCAAAATCTGTGAAAGAAATTCAAGAAGATCAAGAGAGCATGGGAAACGAGATCCTTAGT GTGGAACTGAACAAATGTTATACAGAGAAACAAAAAAAcgaaaaaaggagaagagaaaag GATCCTTTTGTGCCAAATGAGAAGCTATACATagatgagctagaaatggtaacTGGACAAAGCAATTTCACCAAATGA
- the LOC132601371 gene encoding putative late blight resistance protein homolog R1A-3 — MKETDDQLMDKIRKRLMKKRYLVVLDDIWSNVVWDFMSRILPDDNNGSRIILTSRLRHVAMHADPNSPPHEMSLLNLDESWKLLHEKVFGVQQVCPPGLEEIGKQIAQKFQGLALALLVLAGHLSKIARAREIGRKLPKV; from the coding sequence ATGAAAGAGACCGATGATCAGCTGATGGATAAAATACGCAAAAGGTTAATGAAGAAGAGGTATCTTGTAGTCTTGGATGATATTTGGAGCAATGTCGTCTGGGATTTTATGTCAAGAATTCTTCCGGACGACAACAATGGGAGTCGAATTATTTTGACTAGCAGGCTCAGACATGTGGCTATGCATGCTGACCCCAACAGCCCTCCTCATGAGATGAGCCTCTTGAATTTAGATGAAAGTTGGAAGTTACTTCATGAGAAGGTGTTTGGGGTACAACAGGTTTGTCCTCCTGGATTAGAGGAAATAGGGAAGCAAATAGCACAAAAATTCCAAGGACTAGCTTTAGCTCTTCTAGTGCTTGCGGGGCATCTCTCTAAAAttgctagggcgagagaaattgGAAGGAAGTTGCCAAAAGTGTAA
- the LOC132603276 gene encoding putative disease resistance RPP13-like protein 3 codes for MASKALCETLPPLVEKIDALKREVMGSSFISNKVYSDGDSENENLQLLGHSSSRRVANLNLDTVVVGLEDDLMKIMRRLTGPPSTREIIPILGMGGIGKTTLARKAYDDPQIINRFDIHIWLTISQEYKIRDLLLSVVSCILNENKEETEDQLILNENKEETDDQLILNENKEETDG; via the coding sequence ATGGCAAGCAAAGCATTATGTGAAACCTTGCCTCCACTTGTAGAAAAGATTGATGCTCTAAAGAGGGAGGTGATGGGAAGTAGTTTCATTTCAAATAAAGTCTATAGTGATGGTGATTCAGAGAATGAGAATCTGCAACTACTTGGCCATTCATCATCTAGACGTGTTGCAAATCTAAATCTAGACACAGTTGTTGTGGGTCTTGAAGACGActtgatgaaaatcatgagaagGCTGACAGGGCCCCCTTCTACTCGAGAAATCATCCCCATTCTGGGAATGGGCGGGATCGGAAAAACAACTCTTGCTAGAAAAGCATACGACGATCCTCAAATCATAAATCGctttgatatccacatttggctgacAATATCTCAAGAGTATAAGATTAGAGATTTATTGTTGAGTGTTGTTTCATGTATTTTAAATGAGAACAAAGAAGAGACTGAGGATCAATTGATTTTAAATGAGAACAAAGAAGAGACTGATGATCAGTTGATTTTAAATGAGAACAAGGAAGAGACTGATGGTTAG